The following coding sequences are from one Sulfitobacter sp. HNIBRBA3233 window:
- a CDS encoding RSP_2647 family RNA methyltransferase produces MTAPFSTSPPYPVVRLIPKANARAIRFGAPWVYANELVTDRRTRALPPGSFATLEDSARQPMGVVTVNPNSKIIARMMDQDPAAEINQDWIETRLRRALALRERVFDEPFYRLVHAEGDALPGVVIDRFGDICVLQPNAAWSDAMADTIAAAIVAVTGVKTVLKNASGRTRSLEGLDAQDATLIGETPDAPVPVRMNGATYMADLTGGQKTGIFYDQRPNHAFAAGLARGQSVLDVFSHVGGFGLAALARGAESLVCVDGSAPALDLAQQGGKAMGMADRMETRQGDAFDTLTAMAQEDRRFDVVICDPPAFAPAKPALEAGLRAYERIARLAAPLVAEGGILGLCSCSHAADLAQFRTACVRGIGRGGRRASLIHTGFAGPDHPQLPQLAETGYLKALFFQL; encoded by the coding sequence ATGACAGCGCCCTTTTCAACATCTCCGCCCTATCCCGTCGTCCGGCTGATCCCGAAAGCAAATGCCCGTGCGATCCGCTTCGGTGCGCCGTGGGTTTACGCCAACGAACTTGTAACCGACCGGCGCACCCGCGCCCTTCCACCCGGCAGCTTTGCGACGCTCGAAGACAGCGCGCGCCAGCCGATGGGCGTGGTCACGGTGAACCCGAACTCCAAGATCATCGCCCGGATGATGGATCAGGACCCCGCCGCCGAGATCAATCAGGACTGGATCGAAACCCGCCTGCGCCGCGCCCTGGCGCTGCGCGAACGGGTGTTCGACGAACCCTTCTACCGCCTTGTGCACGCCGAAGGCGACGCCTTGCCCGGCGTTGTCATCGACCGCTTCGGTGACATCTGCGTGCTGCAACCCAACGCCGCATGGTCCGACGCCATGGCCGATACCATTGCAGCGGCAATCGTCGCGGTCACGGGCGTGAAGACCGTGCTGAAAAACGCCTCTGGCCGGACACGCTCGCTGGAAGGGCTGGACGCGCAGGACGCCACCCTGATCGGAGAGACCCCCGATGCGCCGGTGCCGGTGCGCATGAACGGTGCGACCTACATGGCCGACCTGACCGGCGGCCAGAAGACCGGTATTTTCTACGACCAGCGCCCCAATCACGCCTTTGCCGCCGGGCTGGCGCGCGGGCAATCCGTGCTGGATGTGTTCTCGCACGTGGGCGGCTTCGGCCTTGCGGCATTGGCACGGGGGGCCGAAAGCCTCGTGTGTGTGGATGGATCCGCCCCCGCGCTGGACCTGGCGCAGCAGGGCGGCAAAGCCATGGGAATGGCCGACCGGATGGAGACCCGCCAGGGCGATGCGTTCGATACGCTGACCGCCATGGCACAGGAGGATCGCCGTTTCGATGTGGTCATCTGCGATCCGCCCGCCTTCGCCCCGGCGAAACCGGCGCTGGAAGCGGGATTGCGCGCCTATGAGCGTATCGCGCGTCTGGCGGCACCCTTGGTGGCAGAGGGCGGAATCTTGGGCCTGTGTTCGTGTTCGCACGCGGCGGATCTGGCCCAGTTCCGCACCGCCTGCGTGCGTGGCATCGGGCGCGGCGGGCGCCGCGCGTCGCTGATCCACACCGGATTCGCCGGCCCGGACCACCCGCAACTGCCGCAGCTGGCGGAAACGGGCTATCTCAAGGCGCTGTTCTTCCAGCTATGA
- a CDS encoding RSP_2648 family PIN domain-containing protein has product MKLLLDACVIYPTVMREMLLGAARQGFFEPLWSERILEEWARAARKLGPGGEVQARGEVALAEAAFPRARVRAAPGLEARLWLPDPNDIHVLAAAIAGHADGIVTLNAKDFPRAILAEEGLSRSDPDALLLGFFEARPEAMEAVAESVLAEARRLSAEDWTLRALMKKARLPRLGKALTHS; this is encoded by the coding sequence ATGAAGCTGCTTCTCGACGCCTGCGTGATCTATCCGACGGTCATGCGCGAGATGCTGTTGGGCGCGGCAAGGCAGGGTTTCTTCGAACCGCTCTGGTCCGAAAGGATCCTTGAGGAATGGGCACGCGCCGCCCGCAAGCTGGGACCGGGCGGAGAAGTGCAGGCGCGCGGCGAGGTGGCCCTTGCCGAGGCTGCGTTCCCCCGCGCACGTGTGCGCGCAGCGCCGGGGCTGGAGGCGCGGCTCTGGCTGCCGGATCCGAACGATATCCACGTGCTGGCCGCGGCCATCGCCGGCCATGCGGACGGCATCGTCACGCTGAACGCCAAGGATTTCCCGCGCGCCATCCTTGCCGAAGAGGGGCTCAGCCGCAGCGATCCCGATGCGCTTCTTCTGGGGTTTTTCGAGGCGCGGCCCGAAGCGATGGAAGCAGTTGCCGAAAGCGTTCTGGCCGAAGCGCGCAGATTGTCCGCAGAGGACTGGACCTTGCGCGCGTTGATGAAAAAGGCGCGGCTGCCCCGGCTGGGCAAGGCGCTGACACACTCCTGA